The following proteins are encoded in a genomic region of Ornithinibacillus sp. 4-3:
- a CDS encoding ABC transporter substrate-binding protein: MKKFKCIVTLIFLVGIVALVGCSSNTEEDNNGNPSEEKKEVFNVALNSQPPTLDQPISTASVTRDIGRLIFETLVSTDSDYQAVPQLAEEIEVSDDGKVYTFHLREGVMFHNDKEMVAEDVVASMNRWLEKSSITGNIFDGATWTAEDDYKVVLELKQPSALTLDTLASSKQSAAIMPKEIVEAAPDEGVEEYIGTGPFQFEEWRQDQYIHLKKFADYQSAEGEADGLIGKKEVLFEDLYFHIVQDTTTRLAGLQTGEYDFAYGLSFDYYEELLENPDLQAVISPSANDLIAFNTVEGVASDFKIREAINTALDSEEIMLAAFHNPDLYWLDSGYMDVALTNWASTAGSEYYNQNDPEKAQEILEEAGYNGEEVRILTTRDYDHLYNIGVVVQEQLKNIGMNASLEIYDWPTALEMQSNATNEWDIFVSSSQTVSTPPQLVVLSPTWGAGFDDSKVTDLMSEIETATTLEEAQELWDELQLYAWEELLPVVQLGGNNRFDAARSNVEGMTAFSGPIFWNVSVTE; this comes from the coding sequence ATGAAAAAATTTAAGTGTATAGTCACATTAATTTTCCTGGTAGGTATAGTCGCATTAGTAGGTTGTAGTTCAAATACAGAAGAAGATAATAACGGCAATCCAAGTGAAGAGAAAAAGGAAGTTTTTAATGTCGCATTAAACTCGCAGCCTCCAACACTCGATCAGCCAATTAGTACAGCATCAGTAACGCGTGATATTGGCCGTTTAATTTTTGAAACATTGGTATCAACAGATTCTGATTATCAGGCTGTGCCACAATTAGCAGAAGAAATAGAAGTGAGTGATGATGGTAAGGTGTACACTTTCCATTTGCGAGAAGGTGTAATGTTTCATAATGATAAAGAAATGGTGGCAGAGGATGTTGTAGCATCAATGAATCGTTGGCTAGAAAAATCCTCGATTACTGGAAATATTTTTGATGGTGCAACATGGACAGCGGAAGATGATTATAAGGTTGTGTTGGAACTGAAACAACCTTCCGCATTAACTTTAGATACTTTGGCTTCATCTAAGCAATCTGCAGCAATTATGCCTAAAGAAATAGTGGAAGCTGCTCCAGATGAAGGTGTCGAAGAATACATTGGGACAGGGCCTTTTCAATTTGAAGAATGGAGACAAGATCAATATATTCATTTGAAAAAATTTGCTGACTACCAATCTGCTGAGGGAGAAGCGGATGGACTAATTGGAAAGAAGGAAGTATTGTTTGAAGACTTATACTTCCATATTGTTCAAGATACAACGACACGTCTAGCAGGATTACAGACAGGTGAATATGATTTTGCATATGGTCTGTCATTTGATTACTATGAGGAACTATTAGAAAACCCAGATTTACAAGCAGTTATTTCACCTTCTGCAAATGATTTAATTGCTTTTAACACAGTAGAAGGTGTTGCATCAGATTTTAAAATACGTGAAGCAATTAATACTGCTTTAGATAGTGAAGAGATTATGTTAGCGGCTTTTCATAATCCAGATTTATATTGGCTAGATTCAGGATATATGGATGTCGCATTAACGAATTGGGCTAGCACAGCTGGAAGTGAATATTATAATCAGAATGATCCTGAAAAAGCACAAGAAATATTAGAAGAAGCTGGTTATAATGGAGAAGAAGTAAGAATTTTAACGACAAGAGATTATGATCACTTATATAATATTGGAGTAGTTGTGCAAGAGCAATTGAAGAATATTGGTATGAATGCATCTTTAGAGATTTACGATTGGCCAACTGCATTAGAGATGCAGTCAAATGCAACAAATGAGTGGGATATATTTGTTTCTTCATCACAAACGGTAAGTACTCCACCACAATTAGTTGTTTTAAGTCCGACATGGGGTGCAGGCTTTGACGATTCAAAAGTTACTGATTTAATGTCAGAAATTGAAACGGCAACAACTTTAGAAGAAGCTCAAGAACTTTGGGATGAGTTACAGCTTTATGCTTGGGAAGAACTTTTACCAGTTGTTCAATTAGGTGGTAATAATCGTTTTGATGCTGCAAGAAGTAATGTTGAAGGAATGACAGCATTTTCAGGTCCGATTTTTTGGAATGTGAGTGTCACAGAATAA
- a CDS encoding ABC transporter substrate-binding protein: MKRLIPFLAVLISALLMVVGCSSSNPSGATDENEESGNQSENSVLKVALPTQPPTLDQPTSTATVTRDAARLMYETLVTTDSEYKAVPMLAESVDVSDDNKIYTFKLREGVKFHNGDEMLAEDVIASMERWVEKSSVTGSMFEGATWEADGDYTVVLQLESPSVFVLDTMASQKMAAAIMPKEIVDEADADGVKEYIGTGPYKFVDWKQDQYIHFTKNEDYQPVDEPADGLAGEKIANIDDIYLYIVTDSSTRYTGLQTGEYDLIYTVPFDSYDQLKNETNVYPVFDTYGETLIVYNENEGISSNLKFRQALNAAYDVEQMMFAAFVDEDLYWLHPSYMTKTVTNWATDAGKEFYNQHDLDKAKQLLEESDYNNEELRVLTTRDYPQFYNIAVVMEEQLKAIGVNVKLEIYDWPTLLEKQEQPTEWDASVIGSSIVTTPSQLLYISPSFAGGKRNETILGLKDQIEDASTLEEAQVLWEELQQYAWEEHLPITMLGGYNNLYGANNKVQGIETLTGPIFWNATIEN, translated from the coding sequence ATGAAAAGACTGATTCCGTTCCTTGCAGTTTTAATATCTGCATTATTAATGGTGGTTGGATGTAGTTCGAGTAATCCTTCAGGAGCTACAGATGAAAATGAAGAAAGTGGAAATCAGTCGGAGAATTCAGTATTGAAGGTTGCTTTACCAACGCAGCCTCCAACACTGGATCAACCGACAAGTACAGCGACAGTAACACGTGATGCGGCGAGATTAATGTATGAAACATTGGTTACTACAGATTCTGAGTATAAGGCTGTTCCGATGTTAGCGGAATCTGTAGACGTTAGTGATGATAATAAGATTTATACATTTAAATTACGAGAGGGAGTTAAATTTCATAATGGTGATGAAATGCTGGCCGAAGATGTAATCGCTTCCATGGAGAGATGGGTAGAAAAATCTTCTGTGACTGGTTCAATGTTTGAGGGAGCAACCTGGGAAGCTGATGGTGATTATACTGTTGTGCTTCAATTAGAATCTCCATCTGTGTTTGTACTAGACACAATGGCATCTCAAAAAATGGCAGCTGCAATTATGCCAAAAGAAATTGTAGATGAAGCAGATGCTGATGGAGTAAAAGAATATATTGGTACGGGCCCGTACAAGTTCGTAGATTGGAAACAAGATCAGTATATTCACTTTACAAAAAATGAAGATTATCAACCTGTAGATGAACCTGCAGATGGTTTAGCAGGAGAAAAAATTGCTAATATAGATGATATTTATCTTTATATCGTAACAGATTCTTCTACGAGATATACGGGTTTACAAACAGGTGAATATGACCTTATTTATACAGTGCCATTTGATAGCTATGATCAATTGAAAAATGAGACGAATGTTTATCCGGTATTTGATACTTATGGGGAAACATTAATTGTATATAATGAAAATGAAGGAATTTCATCGAATCTAAAATTCAGACAAGCACTAAATGCTGCGTATGATGTAGAACAAATGATGTTTGCAGCATTTGTTGATGAAGATTTATACTGGCTGCACCCGAGTTATATGACCAAAACGGTAACTAACTGGGCTACTGATGCAGGTAAAGAATTCTATAACCAACATGATCTAGATAAAGCTAAACAATTATTAGAAGAATCTGATTACAATAACGAAGAATTACGGGTATTAACAACAAGAGATTATCCTCAATTTTATAATATTGCGGTAGTGATGGAAGAACAACTAAAAGCAATTGGTGTCAATGTGAAATTAGAAATATATGACTGGCCAACTTTATTAGAGAAGCAAGAGCAACCAACTGAATGGGATGCTTCTGTTATCGGTTCATCCATAGTAACTACACCTTCGCAACTATTGTATATTAGTCCATCGTTTGCAGGTGGAAAGAGAAACGAAACTATTTTAGGGTTAAAAGATCAAATTGAAGATGCATCTACCTTAGAAGAGGCACAAGTGTTATGGGAGGAATTACAACAATATGCTTGGGAAGAGCATTTACCTATAACAATGTTAGGCGGTTATAATAATTTATATGGAGCTAACAATAAGGTGCAAGGAATCGAAACATTAACAGGTCCAATCTTCTGGAATGCAACGATCGAAAATTGA